A region of Myxococcus stipitatus DSM 14675 DNA encodes the following proteins:
- a CDS encoding cbb3-type cytochrome oxidase subunit 3, with protein sequence MYKQFYQGMTLEELPLFALVLFVAVFLGVCAWLFGARRSQDYDGLSRMPLSERGEGGHE encoded by the coding sequence ATGTACAAGCAATTCTACCAGGGGATGACGCTGGAGGAGCTGCCGCTCTTCGCGCTGGTCTTGTTCGTCGCCGTCTTCCTGGGCGTCTGCGCGTGGCTGTTCGGAGCGCGCAGGAGCCAGGACTACGACGGCCTCTCGCGGATGCCTTTGTCGGAGCGCGGGGAGGGTGGCCATGAGTAG
- the ccoN gene encoding cytochrome-c oxidase, cbb3-type subunit I, with protein MQQQRIVYDDTTVRRFVFAAVVFGIVGMAVGALVASQLAWWQANLGIPYLTYSRLRPLHTNAVIFAFVGNMMFAGIYYSTQRLLKVRMASDLLSNIHFWGWQLIIVAAVVTLPLGITTSKEYAELEWPIDLAITVIWVVFAINFFWTLAKRNEKNLYVAIWFYIATIVTVAVLHIVNSLALPLDGFKSYSVFSGVQDALVQWWYGHNAVAFFLTTPILGIMYYFLPKAAERPVYSYRLSIIHFWALVFIYIWAGPHHLLYTALPDWAQSLGMVFSVMLWAPSWGGMLNGLLTLKGAWHKLREDPVLKFLIAGVTFYGMATFEGPLLSIKAVSALGHYTDWIVGHVHGGALGWNGFMAAGMFYWLVPRLYGTKLHSTRAADAHFWLGTVGILLYIVSMWISGINQGLMWQATNADGTLLYPNFVETLLAIRPMYIVRFVGGSMYLVGFCMMAWNLWKTARSGKAVDGETTVVVEEAAAPVPVPGRPVPGWVQVVTGRPLVFAIAILTVTMFLGWAKPVRALVLMGAIVALGEFAWIVTRKDREAGKPSWFALIEGRPLAFTVLTLIAILIGGVAELLPTILIQQAVPAHGEAQKPYSPLELQGRDLYVREGCYTCHSQMIRPFVAETQRYGDVSRAEEFIYDHPFQWGSKRTGPDLHRVGGRYPNLWHYTHMMDPRATSPGSNMPPYPWLAANRIRAKDAPKKLTLMQKLGVPYSNDDVDSAEARQKTQGEAIAADLAQQGVKVAWDSEMVALIAYLQRLGRGPQDVPPPSNVAPTASAAGVEGGSR; from the coding sequence GTGCAACAACAGCGAATCGTCTACGACGACACCACGGTCCGCCGCTTCGTCTTCGCGGCCGTCGTCTTCGGCATCGTGGGAATGGCGGTGGGAGCGTTGGTGGCAAGCCAGCTCGCGTGGTGGCAAGCCAACCTCGGCATCCCCTATCTGACGTACTCCCGGCTTCGTCCCCTGCACACCAACGCGGTCATCTTCGCGTTCGTGGGCAACATGATGTTCGCGGGCATCTACTACTCCACGCAGCGCCTGTTGAAGGTGCGCATGGCGTCGGACCTGCTCTCGAACATCCACTTCTGGGGCTGGCAGCTCATCATCGTCGCGGCGGTGGTGACGTTGCCGTTGGGCATCACCACCTCCAAGGAGTACGCGGAGCTGGAGTGGCCCATCGACCTGGCCATCACCGTCATCTGGGTGGTGTTCGCCATCAACTTCTTCTGGACGCTGGCGAAGCGCAACGAGAAGAACCTCTACGTCGCCATCTGGTTCTACATCGCGACCATCGTCACGGTGGCGGTGCTGCACATCGTCAACAGCCTGGCGCTGCCGCTGGATGGCTTCAAGAGCTACTCGGTCTTCTCGGGTGTGCAGGACGCGCTGGTGCAGTGGTGGTACGGCCACAACGCCGTCGCCTTCTTCCTCACCACGCCCATCCTGGGCATCATGTATTACTTCCTGCCCAAGGCGGCGGAGCGGCCGGTGTATTCGTACCGGCTGTCCATCATCCACTTCTGGGCCCTGGTCTTCATCTACATCTGGGCGGGTCCTCACCACCTGCTCTACACGGCGCTGCCGGACTGGGCGCAGTCGTTGGGCATGGTGTTCAGCGTCATGCTGTGGGCGCCGTCCTGGGGCGGCATGCTCAACGGCCTGCTCACGCTGAAGGGCGCGTGGCACAAGCTGCGCGAGGACCCCGTCCTCAAGTTCCTCATCGCGGGCGTGACGTTCTACGGCATGGCCACCTTCGAGGGGCCGCTGTTGTCCATCAAGGCGGTGAGCGCGCTGGGGCACTACACCGACTGGATTGTGGGCCACGTACACGGCGGCGCGCTGGGCTGGAACGGCTTCATGGCGGCCGGCATGTTCTACTGGCTGGTGCCCAGGCTGTACGGCACGAAGCTGCACTCGACGCGAGCCGCGGACGCGCACTTCTGGCTGGGGACGGTGGGCATCCTCCTCTACATCGTGTCCATGTGGATCAGCGGCATCAACCAGGGGTTGATGTGGCAGGCCACGAACGCGGACGGGACGCTGCTCTACCCGAACTTCGTGGAGACGCTGCTGGCCATCCGGCCCATGTACATCGTCCGCTTCGTCGGCGGCTCCATGTACCTGGTGGGCTTCTGCATGATGGCGTGGAACCTCTGGAAGACGGCGCGCTCGGGCAAGGCCGTCGACGGGGAGACGACGGTGGTGGTGGAGGAAGCCGCCGCTCCGGTGCCCGTGCCCGGCAGGCCCGTGCCGGGCTGGGTGCAGGTCGTCACCGGCCGTCCGCTGGTGTTCGCCATCGCCATCCTCACGGTGACGATGTTCCTGGGCTGGGCGAAGCCGGTGCGCGCGCTGGTGTTGATGGGCGCCATCGTCGCCTTGGGTGAGTTCGCGTGGATTGTCACGCGCAAGGACCGCGAGGCGGGCAAGCCGTCGTGGTTCGCGCTCATCGAGGGCCGTCCCCTGGCCTTCACCGTGCTCACGCTCATCGCCATCCTCATCGGCGGCGTGGCGGAGTTGCTGCCCACCATCCTCATCCAGCAGGCGGTGCCCGCGCACGGCGAGGCGCAGAAGCCGTACTCCCCGCTGGAGCTCCAGGGCCGAGACCTCTACGTGCGAGAGGGTTGCTACACGTGCCACTCGCAGATGATCCGACCCTTCGTGGCGGAGACGCAGCGCTACGGCGACGTGTCCCGCGCGGAGGAGTTCATCTACGACCACCCGTTCCAGTGGGGCAGCAAGCGCACCGGACCGGACCTGCACCGCGTGGGCGGGCGCTATCCGAACCTCTGGCACTACACGCACATGATGGACCCGCGGGCCACGAGCCCCGGCTCGAACATGCCGCCCTATCCGTGGCTGGCGGCGAACCGCATCCGCGCGAAGGACGCGCCGAAGAAGCTGACGCTGATGCAGAAGCTGGGCGTGCCGTACTCCAACGACGACGTGGACTCGGCGGAGGCGCGGCAGAAGACGCAGGGCGAGGCCATCGCCGCGGACCTGGCGCAGCAAGGGGTGAAGGTGGCGTGGGACTCGGAGATGGTGGCGCTGATTGCCTATCTCCAGCGCCTGGGCCGAGGGCCGCAGGACGTCCCCCCGCCGTCGAACGTCGCACCCACCGCGTCCGCGGCGGGCGTCGAGGGAGGGAGCCGCTGA
- a CDS encoding cbb3-type cytochrome c oxidase N-terminal domain-containing protein, with product MSSDKPLIHHIYDGIEEHDNNLPNWWLFLLWTTLVFGAGYWFWYHVAELSPGQLGEYAAESAEHAQRMASNTPASDELLLKLVKDPTSLDSGKAVFQANCAACHGAQGQGLIGPNLTDGFWLHGAAPMAIHKVVADGAVAKGMPAWERTLGAERVKAVTAYVLTLKGTNAPGGKAPQGEAEKP from the coding sequence ATGAGTAGCGACAAGCCGCTGATTCATCACATCTATGACGGCATCGAGGAGCACGACAACAACCTGCCCAACTGGTGGCTGTTCCTCCTCTGGACGACGCTCGTCTTCGGGGCGGGCTACTGGTTCTGGTACCACGTCGCGGAGCTGAGCCCGGGACAGCTGGGCGAATACGCGGCCGAGTCCGCCGAGCATGCCCAGCGCATGGCCAGCAACACGCCCGCGTCGGATGAGCTGCTGCTGAAGCTGGTGAAGGACCCGACGTCCCTCGACAGCGGCAAGGCCGTGTTCCAGGCCAACTGCGCCGCCTGCCATGGCGCGCAGGGGCAGGGCCTCATCGGCCCCAACCTGACGGACGGCTTCTGGCTGCACGGCGCGGCGCCCATGGCCATCCACAAGGTGGTGGCCGACGGCGCGGTGGCCAAGGGCATGCCCGCGTGGGAGCGGACGCTGGGCGCGGAGCGGGTGAAGGCCGTCACCGCGTATGTGCTGACGCTCAAGGGGACGAACGCGCCGGGCGGGAAGGCTCCGCAGGGAGAGGCCGAGAAGCCGTAA